A genomic window from Candidatus Eisenbacteria bacterium includes:
- a CDS encoding HD domain-containing protein, giving the protein MKGNERLRGHKIIQGRKSVRRTASVGGQASVKEEMRRLLPECEEISDVKLRAATLKAWVLGLERGGWKPSDIDFLPFTLLIPECDVSLLAHTRAVTKAAIKLGDVVAEFFSESLSINKDVLISGALVHDVGKLLEFQKKQGFFVKSPTGALLRHPFSGVFLAERAGLPPEVIHIVAVHAHEGDGGYRSAEAIIVNHCDFALFESLKAKGR; this is encoded by the coding sequence ATGAAAGGTAACGAGCGTCTCAGAGGACACAAGATCATCCAAGGACGGAAGAGCGTCCGAAGAACGGCGAGCGTCGGAGGGCAGGCCAGCGTCAAGGAAGAGATGAGGAGACTCCTCCCGGAATGTGAAGAGATCTCCGACGTCAAACTTCGCGCGGCGACTCTGAAGGCGTGGGTTCTCGGCCTCGAGAGGGGAGGCTGGAAGCCTTCCGACATTGACTTTCTCCCCTTTACGCTGCTCATACCTGAGTGTGACGTGAGCCTGCTTGCCCACACACGCGCCGTGACGAAAGCGGCGATCAAACTCGGAGACGTTGTTGCGGAGTTCTTCTCCGAGTCTCTTTCGATAAACAAGGACGTGCTCATTTCCGGCGCCCTGGTACACGACGTCGGGAAGCTCCTCGAATTTCAGAAGAAGCAGGGTTTCTTTGTGAAAAGCCCGACCGGGGCTCTGTTGAGGCATCCTTTCTCGGGTGTCTTCCTCGCGGAGAGAGCGGGGCTTCCCCCCGAAGTCATCCACATCGTGGCCGTCCATGCTCACGAAGGAGACGGCGGATATAGAAGCGCTGAGGCGATAATCGTGAATCACTGTGACTTTGCCCTGTTCGAGTCCCTCAAGGCAAAGGGCAGGTGA
- a CDS encoding aconitase/3-isopropylmalate dehydratase large subunit family protein, with protein sequence MTIIEKILSTGSGKAVKPNDRVWAGIDLAVIRDFGGPNVVIEYEKTFGERPVWDPSRVALTFDYQAPAKVSDVANNQRICREFAKKQGIQKLFDVNAGIGQHVLLEHGLIRPGSIVVGTDSHMNLLGAAGCFATGVGTTDMVATWYAGRLWFKVPETIKVNFKGKYSFPTTAKDLTLYFISRIGPDKPNYKSLEFYGDVINGFQLHDAITLASMITEINGKIGFVPTNHQISEFLKSRMGEASEPVLADADATYSESIEIDIHDLPPQVACPHAPGNVRPVSQVKGTHIDFAFVGSCTNGRYEDLSEAAAVLKAGGRVHPSVQLTIVPATIEVARKCLKAGHYETFLEAGAIVTNPGCSLCTTGHHGVLGKGDVLISTSNRNFLGKLGKGSQVYLASPATVAASAVKGEIADPGEFLR encoded by the coding sequence ATGACAATAATCGAGAAGATCCTTTCAACAGGCTCCGGCAAGGCAGTGAAGCCGAACGACAGGGTTTGGGCGGGGATAGATCTGGCCGTCATCAGAGACTTCGGAGGCCCGAACGTGGTCATTGAATACGAAAAGACCTTCGGCGAGAGACCGGTGTGGGACCCTTCACGGGTGGCTCTCACGTTTGATTACCAGGCTCCCGCCAAGGTTTCGGACGTTGCAAACAACCAGAGAATCTGCAGAGAATTCGCCAAGAAACAAGGCATACAGAAATTGTTCGACGTCAACGCCGGCATCGGTCAGCACGTTCTTCTGGAGCACGGTCTTATACGTCCCGGTTCCATTGTCGTCGGAACCGACAGTCACATGAACCTGCTCGGCGCTGCGGGATGTTTCGCAACCGGAGTCGGGACCACGGACATGGTGGCCACATGGTACGCGGGCAGGCTGTGGTTCAAAGTACCGGAGACAATCAAAGTCAATTTCAAGGGCAAGTATTCGTTTCCCACGACCGCGAAGGACCTCACTCTGTACTTCATTTCTCGCATCGGTCCGGACAAGCCGAACTACAAGTCGCTCGAGTTCTACGGGGACGTAATCAACGGTTTCCAACTGCATGACGCGATCACGCTCGCCAGCATGATCACGGAAATAAATGGAAAGATAGGCTTCGTGCCCACCAATCACCAGATCTCTGAATTTCTCAAGAGCCGCATGGGAGAGGCTTCGGAGCCCGTCTTGGCAGACGCCGACGCGACCTACTCCGAGAGCATCGAGATTGACATACATGACCTGCCCCCTCAGGTCGCCTGCCCGCACGCACCTGGAAATGTGAGGCCGGTCTCCCAGGTGAAGGGGACTCACATAGATTTTGCGTTCGTGGGTTCGTGTACGAACGGGAGATACGAGGACCTTTCCGAGGCCGCAGCGGTGCTCAAGGCCGGAGGACGGGTTCATCCTTCCGTTCAGCTCACGATAGTGCCGGCCACGATTGAGGTGGCAAGAAAATGCCTCAAGGCGGGTCATTACGAAACGTTCCTGGAGGCGGGTGCGATAGTGACTAATCCGGGCTGCAGTTTGTGTACGACGGGGCATCACGGCGTCCTCGGCAAGGGCGACGTGCTCATAAGCACGTCGAACAGGAATTTTCTCGGAAAACTGGGTAAGGGGTCTCAGGTTTACCTGGCGAGTCCGGCAACGGTGGCCGCGTCTGCGGTGAAGGGCGAAATCGCCGATCCGGGCGAATTCCTGAGGTAG
- the leuD gene encoding 3-isopropylmalate dehydratase small subunit (catalyzes the isomerization between 2-isopropylmalate and 3-isopropylmalate in leucine biosynthesis), translating to MKLKGRAWVTGDDIDTDQIYHGQYLPVTDPHEMAKHAMEYVPGMENFPREARSGDVVVAGKNFGTGSSREHAVLCLQYLGISCVVAKSFSRIFFRNAVNLGFPVIECPEISDTMKTGDIVEVHVDSGKIIDLTTGESFQGIPASGLEKEIAGSGGLIEYLKKNA from the coding sequence ATGAAACTGAAAGGTAGAGCGTGGGTGACGGGGGACGACATCGACACGGATCAAATCTATCACGGCCAATACTTGCCGGTAACCGACCCGCACGAGATGGCCAAACATGCCATGGAGTACGTTCCCGGCATGGAGAATTTTCCGCGCGAAGCACGAAGCGGAGACGTGGTCGTGGCCGGGAAAAACTTCGGGACCGGAAGCTCGAGAGAGCACGCGGTGTTGTGTCTTCAGTACCTCGGGATTTCGTGCGTGGTTGCCAAGTCCTTCAGCAGAATTTTCTTCAGGAACGCGGTCAACCTGGGCTTTCCCGTCATCGAATGTCCCGAGATCTCTGACACCATGAAGACCGGCGATATCGTCGAGGTGCACGTTGACAGCGGTAAGATAATCGATCTCACGACGGGTGAGTCATTTCAAGGAATCCCGGCGTCCGGTCTGGAAAAGGAAATCGCGGGGTCCGGAGGACTGATCGAGTATCTGAAGAAGAACGCTTAG
- a CDS encoding asparaginase produces the protein ESLRRIRDAMAQYPEMVAGEGRVCTAIIRSTGGRVIAKGGGEGIYCVGDGDKGIGICLKVEDGSARAVAPAAMEAMRQMGLLTESELEELREFRTTPVTNHRGKIVGEVRPCFELEKCV, from the coding sequence GAGAGCCTGCGCCGAATTCGGGACGCAATGGCTCAATACCCGGAAATGGTGGCTGGTGAAGGTAGGGTCTGTACTGCTATCATTAGGAGCACCGGGGGTCGGGTCATCGCCAAGGGCGGTGGTGAGGGAATATATTGCGTCGGCGACGGAGACAAGGGAATCGGCATCTGCCTCAAGGTCGAGGACGGGTCGGCGAGAGCCGTCGCTCCCGCTGCAATGGAAGCCATGAGACAGATGGGGCTTCTTACCGAGAGCGAGCTTGAGGAGCTGAGAGAATTTCGGACGACCCCCGTCACGAACCATCGCGGAAAGATTGTGGGTGAAGTCAGACCGTGCTTCGAATTGGAGAAATGTGTCTGA
- a CDS encoding citryl-CoA lyase yields MSWVTRITKIEPNRITVRGQRLDELMGKLSFAQVVYLILKGELPSESHRRVLDAILVASIDHGVTPPSTVAARTVASCGVPLTAALAAGVISIGKHHGGAVEDCMKALKSAVDEAKKKGISFDEEARDVARRLKDEGKRLPGFGHRVHTQDPRTKKLRELAAESDLKGPHVEMTECLERALKESSGKELPLNVDGAIAALLCEMDFPPSLGNAFFVIGRVPGLVAHIHEETSTMRPMRTVVPSEAEYQEK; encoded by the coding sequence ATGAGCTGGGTCACAAGAATCACCAAGATCGAGCCTAACAGAATCACGGTACGAGGGCAGAGACTCGACGAGCTCATGGGCAAGTTGAGCTTTGCGCAGGTGGTCTACCTCATTCTGAAGGGTGAGCTGCCGAGCGAGTCTCACCGGAGAGTGCTCGATGCGATACTTGTTGCATCGATAGACCACGGCGTCACACCGCCGTCCACGGTCGCAGCGAGGACCGTGGCTTCGTGCGGGGTGCCGCTCACGGCGGCGCTGGCCGCGGGAGTGATTTCGATCGGAAAGCATCACGGCGGCGCCGTGGAAGACTGCATGAAGGCTCTCAAGAGCGCCGTCGACGAGGCGAAGAAGAAGGGGATTTCGTTTGACGAAGAGGCCCGAGACGTTGCCCGCAGACTGAAGGACGAGGGAAAGAGACTGCCTGGCTTTGGACATCGCGTCCACACCCAGGACCCCAGGACAAAAAAGCTCCGTGAACTTGCGGCAGAATCCGATCTCAAGGGCCCTCACGTCGAGATGACCGAGTGCCTGGAAAGAGCCCTCAAGGAATCCTCGGGCAAAGAGCTTCCACTCAACGTTGACGGTGCAATCGCTGCCCTACTTTGTGAGATGGATTTTCCGCCTTCACTGGGGAACGCATTCTTTGTGATTGGCAGAGTGCCCGGTCTCGTCGCTCACATCCACGAAGAAACGAGTACCATGAGACCCATGAGAACCGTCGTTCCCTCTGAGGCAGAATACCAGGAGAAATAG